A genomic stretch from Malus domestica chromosome 15, GDT2T_hap1 includes:
- the LOC139191975 gene encoding uncharacterized protein has translation MTLYANNNALMSKFFATTVQDEAQNWFHTLSPRSIRNFSEFSLVFTKEYSSHCSIKKKFNHFFNMKNDPNESLRTYVKRFKLCKDVEPTQKKVSDKLLNDKNKPESKCRDRSPMKGSTAPKTYTKFSISINQIFHDLKDKLWFKLPPPIRREPSKMDQAKYCAFHRDLEHIVNYCTTWMLYQSPASSSKMLRELTFPTTTPC, from the exons ATGACCCTTTACGCCAACAACAACGCTCTTATGTCCAAATTCTTTGCCACGACGGTCCAAGACGAGGCACAAAACTGGTTCCACACCCTGTCGCCACGCTCAATTCGAAACTTCAGTGaattttccttggttttcacaaAGGAATATTCATCCCATTgctcgatcaagaagaagttTAACCACTTCTTCAACATGAAGAATGACCCGAATGAGTCACTCCGCACATACGTCAAGAGGTTCAAG CTGTGCAAAGACGTAGAGCCGACTCAGAAGAAGGTGAGCGATAAACTGCTCAACGATAAAAACAAGCCAGAGAGCAAATGTAGGGACCGATCCCCAATGAAGGGAAGCACGGCGCCCAAGACGTACACCAAGTTCTCGATCTCGATCAACCAGATCTTTCACGACCTCAAGGACAAGCTGTGGTTCAAGCTGCCGCCACCAATAAGGAGGGAGCCTTCCAAGATGGACCAAGCCAAGTACTGTGCATTCCACAGAGACCTCGAACACATAGTTAATTATTGCACAACGTGGATGTTGTACCAATCGCCGGCTTCATCGAGCAAGATGCTGAGGGAGTTGACTTTCCCCACAACGACACCTTGTTGA
- the LOC103431996 gene encoding uncharacterized protein, which produces MQNLDPINNTLQVEVETSPLPISPFRYLAFGICFSQNSEARESMDPNRVEAERLLGIAEKLLHSRDLSSCRDFAILAQETEPLLEGSDQILAVADVLLAADKRVNNHPDWYAVLLSDRRSDDLDHIKKSYRRLALLLHPDKNKYAYAEHAFKLVADAWAVLSDPAKKQIYDNELGPFSRIDLGSSISNKLPVRRDSRARTDAGVGNDGQQQPRSRLSTFWTTCPYCYVLYEYPRVYESCCLRCQNCKRGFEAVVVPNLPPMVQGQEAYYCCWGFFPMGFVGGSGAKGKSTAAATAAFPNWMPPVFTTPQSKTSVTAASVPPAVPVVPNSGGVVDVSDGTPGLGTNRIPKKRGRPKKYA; this is translated from the coding sequence ATGCAAAATCTAGACCCAATCAATAACACTCTGCAAGTGGAAGTAGAAACATCTCCGCTTCCAATTTCCCCATTTCGGTATTTGGCATTTGGCATTTGCTTTTCCCAGAATTCCGAAGCCAGGGAATCCATGGATCCAAACAGGGTAGAAGCCGAGCGGTTGCTCGGAATCGCCGAGAAGCTTCTACACAGCCGGGATCTCAGCAGCTGCCGCGACTTCGCAATTCTAGCTCAGGAGACCGAGCCGTTGCTGGAGGGCTCAGATCAGATCTTGGCCGTCGCCGATGTGCTCTTAGCCGCCGACAAACGCGTCAACAACCACCCCGACTGGTACGCCGTTCTCCTGTCCGATCGCCGATCCGACGACCTCGATCACATCAAGAAATCTTACCGACGGCTAGCGTTACTCCTCCACCCGGACAAGAACAAGTACGCCTACGCCGAGCACGCGTTCAAGCTCGTAGCCGATGCATGGGCGGTTCTGTCCGATCCGGCCAAGAAGCAGATTTACGACAACGAGCTGGGGCCGTTCAGCCGGATCGATCTCGGCTCTTCGATTTCGAACAAATTGCCGGTGCGGCGGGACAGCCGGGCCCGAACCGACGCCGGGGTGGGAAACGACGGCCAGCAGCAGCCGAGGTCGAGATTGTCGACTTTCTGGACGACTTGCCCGTACTGTTACGTGCTGTACGAGTACCCTAGGGTTTACGAGAGCTGCTGTTTGAGGTGTCAGAATTGTAAGAGAGGGTTTGAGGCGGTTGTTGTGCCGAATTTGCCGCCAATGGTGCAGGGACAGGAGGCTTACTACTGCTGTTGGGGGTTTTTTCCGATGGGATTTGTTGGCGGGAGCGGGGCGAAGGGTAAGTCCACGGCCGCAGCCACTGCGGCCTTTCCCAATTGGATGCCACCTGTCTTTACAACCCCGCAGAGTAAAACTTCGGTGACTGCAGCGTCAGTGCCCCCGGCGGTGCCCGTGGTGCCGAATTCAGGTGGAGTGGTGGATGTTTCGGATGGGACCCCGGGATTGGGGACTAATCGGATTCCGAAGAAGAGAGGACGACCCAAGAAGTATGCATGA